A stretch of the Argentina anserina chromosome 6, drPotAnse1.1, whole genome shotgun sequence genome encodes the following:
- the LOC126797051 gene encoding agamous-like MADS-box protein AGL80 — protein sequence MARKKVKVAYITNNSARKATFKKRKRGMMKKMDELSTLCGIDACAIVYNPFDSRPEVWPSKSGVEKVLNKFKNMSVIEKNRKMLSQETYLRGMISKASEQLNKVRMQNREKELKVAMYQSLTTGTPQFQNLDPTDIDVLGRLINQKLNEIDKKGKSLTGEEMIKNQKKDVQASYTKNASNSTTNNQMIVAKSS from the coding sequence ATGGCCAGAAAGAAAGTGAAAGTAGCATATATCACCAACAATTCAGCCAGAAAAGCTACattcaagaaaagaaaaaggggtatgatgaagaagatggaTGAACTAAGCACTCTTTGTGGAATTGATGCATGTGCTATAGTTTACAACCCTTTTGATTCTCGACCTGAAGTTTGGCCTTCGAAATCTGGGGTCGAAAAAGTTCTCAATAAGTTCAAGAATATGTCTGTGATAGAGAAGAATAGGAAGATGTTAAGCCAAGAAACCTATTTGAGAGGGATGATCTCTAAAGCTAGTGAACAGTTAAATAAAGTGAGAATGCAAAATCGTGAGAAAGAATTGAAAGTTGCCATGTATCAAAGTCTCACCACTGGAACTCCTCAGTTCCAGAATTTGGACCCAACTGATATTGATGTTCTTGGGCGGCTTATCAACCAAAAATTGAATGAGATTGATAAAAAAGGGAAGAGTCTTACTGGTGAAGAAATGatcaaaaatcagaaaaaagatGTTCAAGCTAGTTACACCAAAAATGCAAGcaattcaacaacaaataATCAAATGATTGTGGCAAAGAGTTCATAG